One window of the Gimesia chilikensis genome contains the following:
- a CDS encoding serine hydrolase domain-containing protein: protein MNCQPTPRSFSSSYFLILALCVSWLSASSPSAAAPPTQAAWQEKIDSVRKLVNQTSQDDKLKAVLLGITVEGKEVLMLAQGDSMTGVPATIDMHLRNGNVAVAYLGNLFYQLVDAGVIKADDPVGKWLPALPYSDSVTLEMLLNGTSGYPDYMPMPAFEKRLYADPFHQWTSEELIQLALTEQPKFKPGTDWNYAHTNFVILGEALEKATGKPLQKLLQKHVLIPFGMTQTAAPGNALIPEPVLHSYTDERGPFEDATFWNPSWTLPGGAVQTSTIRDTLSGFRAVGQGQGLKPGTFQAMLAPKTSGMKIWTKDRYYAQGIVVDRGWLTQAPSFCGLYGAAGYLPEKDIAVAIWCTRSKDAQAEGNPALTLFNKITPILSPAK, encoded by the coding sequence ATGAATTGCCAACCAACACCACGTAGTTTTTCGTCCTCGTATTTTCTGATCCTGGCACTCTGTGTCAGCTGGCTCAGTGCATCTTCCCCTTCTGCTGCCGCTCCTCCCACTCAGGCTGCCTGGCAAGAGAAAATCGACTCTGTGCGCAAACTGGTGAACCAGACCAGTCAGGACGATAAACTGAAAGCGGTACTGCTGGGAATTACTGTTGAGGGAAAAGAAGTGCTGATGCTGGCGCAAGGTGATTCGATGACGGGTGTGCCCGCGACCATCGACATGCATCTGCGGAACGGCAACGTCGCGGTCGCTTACCTGGGGAATCTGTTTTATCAACTCGTCGATGCGGGTGTAATCAAGGCGGATGACCCGGTGGGGAAATGGTTGCCTGCTCTACCATATTCGGATTCCGTCACTCTGGAAATGCTGCTGAACGGCACTTCCGGCTACCCGGACTATATGCCGATGCCGGCGTTTGAGAAACGTCTTTATGCCGACCCGTTTCACCAGTGGACGTCGGAAGAACTGATTCAGCTGGCTCTTACCGAACAACCAAAATTCAAGCCGGGAACTGACTGGAACTACGCACATACCAATTTTGTGATTCTGGGAGAGGCACTGGAAAAAGCAACCGGCAAACCTCTGCAGAAACTGTTACAAAAACACGTACTGATTCCATTCGGCATGACGCAGACAGCAGCTCCAGGTAATGCCCTGATTCCGGAACCGGTACTGCATTCCTATACCGACGAACGCGGCCCCTTTGAAGATGCGACGTTCTGGAACCCCTCGTGGACACTCCCCGGAGGTGCGGTGCAGACTTCAACCATCCGCGACACTCTGTCCGGTTTCCGAGCCGTGGGACAGGGACAGGGACTGAAACCAGGGACTTTCCAGGCGATGCTGGCACCGAAAACATCAGGTATGAAAATCTGGACCAAAGATCGTTACTACGCGCAGGGGATTGTAGTCGATCGCGGCTGGTTGACGCAGGCTCCCAGCTTCTGTGGATTGTATGGAGCAGCCGGCTATCTGCCAGAGAAAGACATCGCAGTCGCGATCTGGTGTACGCGATCAAAAGACGCCCAAGCCGAAGGCAACCCGGCGTTAACGCTCTTTAACAAGATCACGCCGATCCTGTCACCCGCAAAGTGA
- a CDS encoding DUF2200 domain-containing protein — protein MTSANDHHERVAKLTFAAVYPHYVTKVEKKGRTREELHQVISWLTGFNEKALQKQIKDQITFKEFFQRAKLNPNAHLITGVICGYRVEEIENPLTRQVRYLDKLVDELAKGKKMEKILRSE, from the coding sequence GTGACCAGTGCCAACGATCATCATGAACGCGTTGCCAAACTGACGTTTGCTGCCGTGTATCCACACTACGTAACCAAGGTGGAAAAGAAAGGTCGGACCAGGGAAGAATTACACCAGGTGATCAGCTGGCTGACGGGCTTTAACGAGAAGGCGCTGCAGAAACAGATTAAAGACCAGATCACGTTCAAAGAATTCTTTCAACGCGCGAAGTTAAACCCCAACGCACATCTTATCACAGGTGTGATTTGCGGCTATCGGGTGGAAGAGATTGAAAACCCGTTAACGCGGCAGGTCAGGTACCTGGATAAGCTGGTCGATGAACTGGCCAAAGGGAAGAAGATGGAAAAAATCCTGCGATCAGAATGA
- a CDS encoding ADP-ribosylglycohydrolase family protein, whose protein sequence is MGTLIGGAVGDAMGAPFEGLWADSIPSAESLAASFHEYHGYPNGQYTDDTQLTLATIRSIVDQKDIVVADIARQIAELWRHHSVIGPGGACTQAAEHYLATGDHRNMGASVGQAGNGTAMRTAALGLWFGDQKSLIPTVADISRITHQDSRSVAGGVAIAVAANQLLSSSEINPRDFCSEISDACRDINTELADLLQQLPDLLNDDGILDFIAHAGQSTPEFDKPIISPFVIPTVLASIYSILINLDSWIGAVTFAIRLGGDVDTLGAIVGALAGARHGIDSIPQNLIDCLQDSKEIEVLATRYHLAILTQTGED, encoded by the coding sequence TTGGGAACGCTTATTGGTGGTGCCGTTGGCGACGCGATGGGAGCGCCGTTCGAGGGACTCTGGGCCGACTCAATTCCATCCGCTGAATCATTAGCTGCCTCTTTCCATGAATATCATGGATATCCGAATGGTCAATACACCGATGACACGCAATTGACTCTGGCCACAATCCGGTCGATCGTCGACCAGAAAGACATCGTTGTTGCTGATATTGCCAGGCAAATAGCAGAGCTGTGGCGACATCATTCTGTCATCGGCCCCGGCGGTGCCTGTACCCAGGCTGCAGAACATTACCTGGCCACTGGAGACCATCGCAACATGGGTGCGTCCGTTGGTCAAGCTGGTAATGGAACTGCCATGCGAACCGCCGCATTGGGACTTTGGTTTGGCGATCAGAAGTCCCTGATTCCGACTGTCGCTGACATTTCGCGAATCACGCACCAGGATTCACGCAGCGTTGCTGGAGGTGTTGCGATTGCAGTGGCTGCAAATCAACTGTTGTCCTCAAGCGAAATCAATCCACGCGATTTCTGCAGTGAAATTTCTGACGCCTGTCGTGATATCAATACTGAGTTAGCTGACCTCCTCCAACAATTACCAGATCTGCTCAACGATGATGGAATACTGGATTTCATCGCCCACGCGGGCCAAAGCACCCCGGAATTCGATAAGCCGATCATTTCGCCATTCGTTATTCCGACAGTGCTCGCGTCGATCTACAGTATACTTATCAATCTGGATTCGTGGATCGGAGCCGTTACTTTTGCCATACGTCTTGGAGGAGATGTTGACACACTGGGAGCAATTGTTGGTGCACTGGCGGGAGCACGTCACGGAATTGATTCAATCCCGCAGAATCTGATAGACTGCCTGCAGGATTCAAAAGAGATTGAAGTGCTGGCGACTCGTTATCATCTGGCGATTCTTACTCAAACAGGAGAGGACTAG
- a CDS encoding DUF1501 domain-containing protein, translated as MNRRQALIASGLGTLSLGMPGVVMGSDKLDAAGKAVAAEKSCIFILLCGGPSHIDTWDMKPEAPLDYRGPYMPIETKVPGMRINEMHTELAKVTDQFTLINSMSHPGAISNHFDAMHNLLSGQSDKRVQQGAANEQPYLGSFVAKFKPSKRNFVSNAWLIKCVGPPVFCAPNIGIGGYLGSAYAPVFVGSANNHPAMKDFKPPEIYNPYDEQRFEERKTLLRGLESKRLDKDQKVKDWSDLREKTYDALTRAEGRRAFNMHEEPDKVREQYGMHPLGQNLLLARRMVESGVRFVTVNGWAGQADHDKQGPPSSSWDMHGGNMGMGNAFGNGSYGMGFCLPRLDQALAALLTDLKERGMLDNTLVVVTGEFGRTPYVLKQDPPGRQHWPKCFSSILAGAGIKGGNVYGKTNKYGEYPTHKPVRPEELAATIYHALDIPINNPQDPTGLLRTLTTGKPIMELFG; from the coding sequence CTGGGAACACTGAGTCTCGGTATGCCGGGCGTGGTGATGGGGAGCGACAAACTGGACGCCGCGGGGAAAGCGGTCGCGGCAGAGAAGTCGTGTATCTTCATCCTGCTGTGTGGCGGACCGAGCCACATCGATACCTGGGATATGAAGCCGGAGGCCCCCCTCGATTATCGCGGGCCTTATATGCCCATCGAAACCAAAGTGCCGGGCATGCGGATCAACGAGATGCACACCGAGCTGGCCAAAGTGACCGACCAGTTCACGCTGATTAACTCCATGTCGCATCCGGGCGCGATCAGCAATCATTTTGACGCGATGCACAACCTGCTCAGTGGGCAGTCGGATAAACGGGTGCAGCAAGGAGCGGCGAACGAGCAGCCTTACCTCGGTTCCTTCGTCGCCAAGTTCAAGCCGAGTAAACGGAACTTCGTTTCTAATGCATGGCTCATCAAATGCGTGGGACCACCTGTTTTCTGTGCGCCGAACATCGGCATCGGTGGTTACCTGGGTTCGGCTTATGCCCCGGTGTTCGTCGGTTCGGCGAACAATCATCCGGCGATGAAAGACTTCAAGCCGCCCGAAATTTATAATCCGTATGACGAGCAGCGGTTTGAGGAGCGGAAGACACTGCTCCGTGGACTGGAATCGAAGCGACTCGATAAAGATCAGAAAGTCAAAGACTGGTCGGACCTGCGAGAAAAGACTTATGATGCCTTAACGCGGGCTGAGGGCCGACGTGCGTTTAACATGCATGAGGAACCGGACAAGGTCCGCGAGCAGTACGGCATGCATCCCCTGGGGCAGAACCTGCTGCTGGCCCGTCGAATGGTGGAATCGGGAGTCCGGTTCGTCACCGTTAACGGCTGGGCCGGTCAAGCCGACCATGACAAGCAGGGACCGCCCAGCAGCAGCTGGGATATGCATGGCGGAAACATGGGCATGGGGAATGCGTTCGGTAACGGTTCCTACGGCATGGGCTTCTGTCTGCCCCGACTGGACCAGGCGCTGGCCGCGTTACTCACGGACCTCAAGGAACGGGGCATGCTGGATAACACGCTGGTCGTCGTCACCGGCGAGTTCGGCCGTACACCCTATGTTCTGAAACAGGATCCCCCGGGACGCCAGCACTGGCCGAAGTGCTTCTCCTCAATCCTGGCGGGGGCAGGCATCAAAGGAGGCAACGTCTATGGAAAGACAAACAAGTACGGTGAATATCCCACCCACAAGCCGGTCCGCCCCGAGGAACTCGCGGCGACGATCTACCACGCCCTGGACATCCCGATTAACAACCCGCAGGACCCGACGGGATTGTTACGTACCCTGACCACAGGGAAGCCGATCATGGAACTGTTCGGGTAA
- a CDS encoding sugar phosphate isomerase/epimerase family protein: MPTSDFLSRRQFVLLAAAAAASHPLLAQGAKSEEGYLNGRLYKTLKIGMVRAGDSLEEKFALAKEAGFDGIELNTPGIDVTEVNAAIKATGLPVDGSVNAGHWNVRHTDPDPKVRAKALDSLKEALRQTHAVGGNTVLLVVGKGSDGPEEEIWKRSIDNISKAIPLAAELGVPIAVENVWNQFCYDHDGDHKQTAEKFVKYIDEFDSPWVGMQFDIGNHWKYGSMGDWIRQLNKRIIKLDLKGFSREMGKFTKIGEGDLDWADVRKALAEIKYAGWAAAEVAGGDLARLKEISANMDRVFGLTPKS, encoded by the coding sequence ATGCCTACATCCGATTTTCTTTCCCGCCGTCAGTTTGTCCTGTTAGCCGCTGCTGCCGCAGCTTCCCATCCTCTGCTGGCGCAAGGTGCCAAAAGTGAGGAAGGCTATCTCAACGGTCGTCTCTATAAAACCTTGAAGATCGGAATGGTACGGGCCGGAGACAGTCTCGAAGAAAAATTCGCTCTTGCTAAAGAAGCGGGCTTCGATGGTATTGAATTAAATACACCAGGCATCGATGTCACAGAAGTCAACGCAGCTATCAAAGCGACCGGACTGCCCGTCGATGGATCTGTCAACGCCGGGCACTGGAATGTACGGCACACCGATCCCGACCCCAAAGTACGTGCCAAGGCACTCGACAGCCTGAAGGAAGCACTCCGCCAGACACATGCCGTCGGTGGAAACACGGTTCTGCTGGTCGTCGGTAAGGGGAGCGATGGTCCGGAAGAAGAAATCTGGAAACGTTCGATTGACAATATTTCGAAGGCGATCCCGCTGGCTGCGGAACTGGGAGTTCCCATTGCTGTTGAGAATGTCTGGAACCAGTTCTGCTACGACCACGACGGTGATCACAAACAGACCGCTGAGAAGTTCGTAAAATACATCGACGAGTTCGATTCCCCCTGGGTCGGTATGCAGTTTGATATCGGCAATCACTGGAAATACGGCAGCATGGGCGACTGGATTCGTCAGCTCAACAAACGGATCATCAAGCTGGATCTCAAAGGGTTCTCCCGCGAAATGGGCAAGTTCACCAAGATCGGCGAAGGCGATCTGGACTGGGCCGATGTCCGCAAAGCCCTGGCAGAAATCAAGTACGCCGGCTGGGCAGCCGCTGAAGTTGCCGGCGGTGATCTGGCACGGCTGAAAGAAATCTCAGCTAACATGGATCGCGTCTTCGGTTTGACTCCCAAATCTTAA
- a CDS encoding carbonic anhydrase family protein has product MLRMSLNPLLTCCLLTVLLTSCAKEQPAANQASENGAETIGDVKPLVNRVLTQEEQAQLTPEQVLTLLKEGNQRFVAGSLTARDHSQLVREAALGQYPKAVILSCLDSRIPVEDVFDRGIGDIFVARVAGNFENTDILGSMEFACKVSGSKLVFVLGHESCGAIRGAIDGVELGNITAMLANIKPAVEHFKDYEGEQTGQNPEFVKMVTKQNVLATIDRIRTNSPILKEMELQGDIKIVGGIYNMDTGTVTMLEE; this is encoded by the coding sequence ATGCTCAGAATGAGTCTGAACCCGCTGTTGACCTGTTGCCTGCTGACCGTTTTGCTCACGTCTTGCGCAAAGGAACAGCCTGCTGCCAACCAGGCATCAGAAAATGGTGCCGAAACCATCGGCGATGTCAAACCACTGGTGAACCGGGTTTTGACTCAGGAAGAACAGGCGCAACTGACGCCGGAGCAGGTACTCACGCTGCTCAAAGAGGGAAATCAGCGCTTCGTGGCAGGCTCACTCACCGCCCGCGATCATTCCCAACTGGTTCGTGAGGCGGCTCTGGGACAGTATCCCAAAGCGGTGATTCTGTCCTGTCTCGATTCGCGTATTCCTGTGGAGGACGTTTTCGATCGGGGCATCGGCGATATTTTCGTGGCACGTGTGGCAGGGAACTTCGAAAATACCGATATCCTGGGCAGCATGGAGTTTGCCTGCAAGGTTTCGGGTTCCAAGCTCGTCTTCGTGCTGGGACACGAGAGTTGTGGCGCGATCCGCGGGGCGATTGACGGCGTCGAACTGGGGAATATCACCGCAATGCTGGCTAACATCAAACCAGCCGTCGAGCACTTTAAAGATTATGAGGGAGAACAGACGGGGCAGAACCCTGAGTTCGTCAAGATGGTCACCAAACAGAATGTGCTGGCAACTATCGATCGCATTCGGACCAACAGCCCGATTCTTAAAGAAATGGAACTGCAGGGGGACATCAAAATCGTCGGCGGAATCTATAACATGGATACCGGCACTGTCACCATGCTGGAAGAGTAG
- a CDS encoding peptidyl-alpha-hydroxyglycine alpha-amidating lyase family protein, with amino-acid sequence MKDSLAADPVIFVPAADNGIQLPEGLTLGPCSAVDFDSEGRMYLFHRGKQPILCFDREGRFLRSWGDKLIGQAHGLRVDQHDHIWVTDIGNHMVYQFDSTGKILLAIGQPGKPGTGENQFNKPTDIAFGRHDEIYISDGYGNSRVMKFAANGKYLGQWGEPGKGPGQFNLPHSIILDRQGRILVGDRENDRVQAFNSEGKLLGIWTGFAPYGMEFDAQGNLFVADGRANKVLLLNSSGKVAQSWGRKGAGPGEFNLPHMLTADTAGNLFIAEIGGKRLQKLLREK; translated from the coding sequence ATGAAAGACTCACTTGCGGCTGACCCGGTGATCTTCGTTCCAGCCGCCGACAATGGCATTCAGCTTCCGGAAGGACTGACTCTCGGCCCCTGTTCGGCAGTTGACTTCGACAGTGAGGGGCGGATGTATCTGTTTCATCGCGGCAAGCAGCCCATCCTCTGTTTTGATCGTGAAGGCCGATTCCTCCGTTCGTGGGGAGATAAACTGATCGGTCAGGCACACGGACTCCGCGTCGATCAGCACGATCATATCTGGGTCACCGATATCGGAAATCACATGGTTTACCAGTTCGATTCCACAGGGAAAATTTTGCTGGCCATCGGTCAGCCTGGCAAACCGGGGACCGGCGAGAACCAGTTTAATAAACCAACCGATATCGCCTTCGGGCGTCACGATGAAATCTATATCTCCGATGGCTATGGGAACAGCCGGGTCATGAAGTTCGCCGCGAATGGAAAATACCTGGGACAGTGGGGCGAGCCGGGAAAAGGACCAGGGCAGTTCAATCTCCCCCATTCGATTATCCTCGATCGCCAGGGACGCATTCTGGTCGGAGACCGCGAAAATGATCGCGTGCAGGCCTTTAATTCGGAAGGCAAGCTGCTGGGGATCTGGACCGGCTTCGCTCCCTACGGTATGGAATTTGATGCTCAGGGGAACCTGTTCGTTGCTGATGGGCGTGCCAACAAAGTGTTGTTGTTGAATTCCAGCGGGAAAGTCGCTCAGAGCTGGGGTCGCAAAGGGGCCGGACCGGGCGAATTCAATCTGCCTCACATGCTGACCGCGGACACCGCCGGAAATCTGTTCATCGCAGAAATCGGCGGTAAACGTCTGCAGAAACTCCTGCGGGAAAAATAA
- a CDS encoding sodium:solute symporter family protein produces the protein MTFWLGILLTLYVLLMVGLGLYAGGRVQTEEDYLVAGRRLPLWLAWGTLLATWFGAATVLGASEAARAEGVQGTILDPFASGLALIVAGLFFARRVWEMKLLTVGDLFAQKYGPKTELISSIVQALGYLPWIAAQYLAQSAILTHFFGVDSTVAILISALFVTFLTMIGGMWSVTLTDTVQICVVLISLVMLGVNFAASVGEGSVVVGIETTWERTPPELRTLLPEAGLLALLGWSTTWINGIFGNIPGQDLMQRIFASRSGTVASRACILAGCVYILFGLLPVGLGLASRQLWPDELPQGSDGQVLLALAELLLSPLGICLLVITLLAIVVSTCTSAMLSPAALLSHNLLHRIDWFDQRRLLTSRLSVVIVALASLPLALVTEEILELLESALAVGLVALLVPFVAGVYLKPRGEWPGLLSIGCGALFWTAHQIAASLLVTDEEQLDSVSALLLSIPPELTGLLASILGYLVGQRLLRHSQPDSTV, from the coding sequence ATGACGTTCTGGCTTGGTATTCTGCTGACACTGTATGTCCTGCTGATGGTCGGTCTCGGCCTGTATGCCGGGGGCAGGGTACAAACAGAAGAAGATTACCTCGTCGCGGGACGGCGATTGCCGCTCTGGCTGGCATGGGGGACGCTGCTGGCAACCTGGTTCGGGGCCGCCACGGTTCTGGGGGCCAGTGAAGCGGCGCGAGCGGAGGGCGTGCAGGGGACGATACTCGATCCGTTCGCCTCGGGCCTGGCTCTGATCGTGGCAGGTCTATTCTTTGCCCGGCGGGTCTGGGAAATGAAGCTGCTGACCGTGGGGGATCTCTTCGCGCAGAAATACGGACCGAAAACGGAACTGATCTCCAGTATCGTTCAGGCCCTGGGCTACCTGCCCTGGATCGCGGCTCAGTATCTGGCGCAATCGGCCATCCTCACTCATTTTTTCGGAGTCGACTCCACGGTCGCAATTCTGATCTCCGCCTTATTTGTCACCTTCCTGACCATGATCGGGGGAATGTGGTCGGTGACCCTGACTGATACCGTCCAGATCTGCGTGGTGCTGATCAGTCTGGTGATGCTGGGCGTCAACTTCGCAGCCTCGGTGGGTGAGGGTTCCGTGGTGGTCGGAATTGAAACGACCTGGGAGCGGACGCCACCAGAACTGCGGACCCTCCTACCTGAAGCGGGACTGCTGGCTCTGCTGGGCTGGTCCACAACCTGGATCAACGGCATCTTCGGAAATATACCCGGACAGGATCTGATGCAACGGATATTCGCCAGTCGCAGCGGGACGGTCGCCTCGCGGGCCTGCATCCTGGCGGGCTGTGTGTATATTCTGTTTGGTCTGTTGCCCGTGGGACTGGGGCTGGCTTCGCGACAACTCTGGCCCGATGAACTGCCCCAGGGCAGTGATGGTCAGGTCCTGCTGGCACTGGCTGAACTGCTGCTGTCCCCCTTGGGAATCTGCCTGCTGGTCATCACGCTGTTGGCGATTGTGGTTTCCACCTGTACCAGCGCAATGCTTTCACCGGCCGCGTTACTCTCACATAATCTGTTGCATCGCATCGACTGGTTCGATCAGCGACGCCTGCTGACCAGTCGCTTGAGCGTCGTCATTGTCGCCCTGGCCAGTCTCCCTCTGGCGCTGGTGACCGAAGAGATTCTGGAGCTGCTCGAAAGTGCTCTCGCGGTGGGACTGGTGGCGCTGCTGGTTCCCTTTGTGGCCGGCGTTTATCTCAAGCCACGTGGTGAATGGCCGGGACTGCTCTCCATCGGATGTGGGGCTCTGTTCTGGACAGCCCATCAGATCGCAGCGTCACTACTGGTCACTGACGAGGAACAGCTCGATTCCGTGTCTGCTCTGTTGCTCTCGATCCCTCCCGAGTTAACAGGTCTGCTGGCGAGCATACTGGGTTATCTGGTGGGACAACGTCTGCTGCGGCATTCTCAGCCAGACTCAACTGTCTGA
- a CDS encoding Tm-1-like ATP-binding domain-containing protein: MQPTVYALATMDTKGEELCFVADVIRRAGVDVVLVDVSIQGRSERADISAETIAGSHPGGPEQVLGHTDRGAAITAMATALEHWLPAEVSAGRVDGVIALGGSGGTALVAPAFQALPVGFPKLIVSTVASGNTRPYVGFSDITLMYSVVDVAGLNSVSRRVLSNAAHAIAGMVSHRSEFPADRPALGLTMFGVTTPCVDMVREQLEARGFDPLVFHATGTGGQAMEKLVADGLIEGVLDITTTEVADELVGGIMRGGPRRFEVILERGLPYVLSLGALDMVNFGARETVPAPFADRQFLIHNPQVTLMRTTAEENRQFARWIAEKINRSTSPVEILIPEQGISMLDKTGEAFYDPEVDRCLFETLEQEVQQTADRRVTRHDCHINDAAFAKALVSAFARVSGNRFQ, encoded by the coding sequence ATGCAACCAACCGTCTATGCCCTGGCGACGATGGATACCAAAGGCGAGGAACTCTGCTTCGTTGCGGATGTGATCCGTCGTGCCGGTGTTGATGTGGTTCTGGTCGATGTCAGCATACAGGGTCGATCAGAGCGGGCAGATATCTCTGCTGAAACGATTGCCGGCTCTCACCCGGGTGGGCCGGAACAGGTACTGGGACACACGGACCGGGGCGCAGCGATTACGGCGATGGCGACGGCACTTGAGCACTGGTTACCCGCTGAAGTCAGTGCAGGCAGAGTTGACGGGGTGATCGCTTTGGGTGGCAGCGGAGGTACGGCACTGGTTGCTCCGGCGTTTCAGGCGCTGCCGGTTGGCTTTCCGAAGCTGATCGTTTCGACGGTGGCCAGTGGAAATACACGCCCCTACGTCGGATTCAGCGATATTACACTGATGTATTCCGTGGTCGATGTCGCCGGCTTGAATTCCGTTTCGCGTCGGGTCTTGAGCAACGCAGCTCACGCGATCGCGGGGATGGTATCACACCGCTCCGAATTCCCGGCTGACCGACCTGCCCTGGGCCTGACCATGTTCGGTGTGACAACCCCCTGTGTGGACATGGTCCGCGAACAGCTTGAGGCACGCGGCTTTGACCCGCTGGTCTTTCATGCGACGGGCACCGGAGGCCAGGCGATGGAGAAACTCGTGGCCGATGGATTGATCGAGGGTGTTCTCGATATCACCACCACCGAAGTCGCCGACGAACTCGTAGGAGGCATCATGCGCGGCGGACCACGTCGGTTTGAGGTGATCCTCGAACGGGGGCTCCCCTATGTGCTGAGCCTGGGCGCCCTCGACATGGTCAATTTTGGTGCCCGCGAGACCGTCCCCGCCCCATTTGCCGACCGTCAGTTTCTGATTCACAATCCCCAGGTCACCCTGATGCGGACGACGGCGGAAGAGAACCGGCAATTCGCCCGCTGGATCGCAGAAAAAATCAATCGTTCTACGTCGCCTGTCGAAATCCTGATTCCTGAACAGGGAATTTCGATGCTGGATAAAACAGGCGAAGCGTTCTATGATCCCGAGGTAGACCGGTGTCTGTTTGAAACACTGGAACAAGAGGTTCAGCAGACCGCAGATCGACGGGTCACGCGACACGACTGTCACATCAACGACGCTGCGTTTGCCAAGGCGCTGGTCTCGGCTTTTGCACGCGTGAGCGGGAATCGCTTTCAATAA